A part of Paenibacillus sp. 481 genomic DNA contains:
- the murQ gene encoding N-acetylmuramic acid 6-phosphate etherase: METKNTGRIISELLTEQRNPRTMQIDTWDTGAIVRAIHEEDRFVMEAVAQVLPQVEAAVEHVYAALGQGGRLFYVGAGTSGRIGFVDASECPPTYSTAPEMIQALIAGGNSALFAAVEGAEDDVEQGAADLRSRNLSAADVVIGIAASGRTPYVIGALTYANQVGAATIALSSNKQAAISKQATVAIEVLVGPEAVTGSTRMKAATAHKLILNTISTTVMIKLGKVYENLMVDLKASNFKLMERAKSIVMTVTGVGQEMAETMLEQADYEVKTAIVMLLIHTTAEEARRKLAASNGFVRRAIIDVC; the protein is encoded by the coding sequence ATGGAAACAAAAAATACGGGGCGCATCATTTCAGAGCTGCTAACCGAACAGCGAAATCCGCGCACGATGCAAATTGATACGTGGGATACAGGCGCGATTGTACGTGCGATTCATGAGGAAGATCGCTTCGTGATGGAAGCGGTAGCGCAGGTGCTGCCACAGGTTGAGGCAGCTGTAGAGCACGTGTATGCTGCTTTGGGTCAGGGAGGGCGGTTATTTTATGTGGGCGCAGGGACAAGCGGGCGTATTGGCTTTGTTGACGCATCGGAATGCCCCCCAACTTACAGCACTGCGCCGGAAATGATTCAAGCGCTAATCGCAGGTGGAAACAGCGCTCTCTTTGCCGCTGTTGAAGGCGCAGAAGACGATGTAGAGCAAGGCGCAGCCGATTTGCGCAGTCGTAACCTGAGCGCAGCCGATGTGGTCATTGGTATTGCTGCAAGCGGACGCACCCCGTATGTAATCGGTGCCTTGACGTATGCCAATCAAGTAGGCGCGGCCACAATCGCACTATCGTCTAACAAGCAGGCGGCGATTAGCAAGCAAGCGACTGTTGCGATTGAAGTGCTCGTCGGTCCTGAAGCCGTTACAGGTTCTACGCGGATGAAAGCAGCGACGGCACATAAATTAATTTTGAATACCATTTCAACGACCGTAATGATTAAATTGGGTAAAGTGTATGAGAATTTAATGGTAGATTTAAAGGCGAGCAACTTCAAACTTATGGAACGAGCGAAAAGCATTGTGATGACCGTAACGGGCGTAGGGCAAGAGATGGCTGAAACGATGCTGGAGCAGGCGGATTATGAAGTAAAGACAGCAATCGTGATGCTGCTCATTCATACAACGGCTGAAGAAGCGCGTCGCAAGCTTGCTGCTTCCAATGGTTTTGTGCGACGTGCCATTATAGACGTTTGTTAG